The bacterium DNA segment CGCGCACGGCGAAATCGCCGGCCTTTTCAATGACAAGAAAGCCCAGGTCGGCGGCCGCATGGACATGGTCAGCGGCCTGGACTGGCTTGGCACGGCGGGTCTGGATCCTACGTTTGAGCCCACCACCTACACGCAGTTCGGCGGCTTTGTCGGCATCGACTACATCGAGTACGTGCACCTCGCGGTGCAGTTGCTCGCGGGATCGGACTCCGACAGCAACACCGACCTGCTCGGCGAGTTCCAGGCGCGGCTGAACTTCTGACACAACGGCGCGCCGGGGACAGCCTTTTGCCGTCCCCGGCGGCGCCACGACCGGATAAGAACCGCGACCGTGAGGGAGCGGGCGGGTGGCACCGGCGAAATAAATGGTATCGAAAATAATTTGGGAACCGTTATGACGTGACACAAGCGAGCGGCCCGGGAGAATGCCGGCGAAAGCCGACGCCTTCCGAGCCTTGGAACCGGCACCGATCTTCGCCACGGCGAAGACGCGGGCTGCCAAGCCCTCGTAATCACCACACCCCTGGATTTCGTCCCCGTCCCGTTCGGGGACGTCTTTTTTTTGAAGGCTGGAAGGCAATAGAATCAATCCGTCGCCGCTCGCGGATAAGACGCCTGCGATAGCAGGCCGTTGATCGGGAGGATTGCGTTTATGAAGGCGTTCGCCAGCGCGTTTACCGTCACAGCCTTGTTGATCGTTGCGTCAACGCAAATTTGCTGCGAAGAGTGGGCAAACGGCTTTTCGGGAAATGCGGCTTGTCCCTCCGCGTCCCCGAAAGAAGGGTGGGCCGCCGTGTGCGGCAAAGTATTGCTGGGAAACGACGACGACCGCGTCGTCGGCGTCATCGAACACGCCGTGTTTCATGTTTCTTATCATCCGTGTGGCCCAAGCGACCCCGACTGCGAATCCCCCTATGAACGCCAAGTGCGCTATGATTCCACGAGTTCAGACCAGCGCGGCAATTTTCTCATAATGCTGAATTTGGATGATCTTCGTGAGGGCGGAAGTGTCGGGTTCCACATGTCTCGATACGACTACGGGACGTGCGATATTTCAACGTCCTTGGGCATCGACGTCGAAGAACTGGTTGCCGAGGAAATCGTGATCATTGATATCAAGGGACATCCAGATTGCGATACTGGAGGGTAAGAAGAAGAGCGGTCGCCGCCGGCGAGTACGCACCCTCGCGATCGCCAGTCCTTTCCCGACTTCCGCCGGAGCGAGGAAACTTTCCGGCGTCCATTGCGCGCCCTCGACCTCACCCCTGCGTCGTGCGCTCAAACGGCGGCTCGTGCGGTTCGTCGTCGGCGGTTTCGACGCCGGCGCCCGTGATCTCCGCGCGGACCTTCGGCAGCGCGTCGGGCCAGGTCGCGTTGATGTGGGCGATCATCTTCTCGCGCACCTCGTAGCGCAGGTCCCACGCGATCGACGCGTCCGGCGCGCTCATCAGGCAACGCAGTTCCATCGCGCGCGCGTCGGCGTTCGTCACCACGAGGCCCCACGCCTCGCCGTCCCATTTGCCCGACGCTTGCAGGATCTCGTGCAACTTCGCGCAAAGCGCATCGACCGATACGGAACAATCGACGTAAGGGAACACCGTGCCGAGGATGTCCGACGACACGCGTGTCCAGTTCTGGATCGGCTTTTCGGTGAAATACATCTGCCCTGCAGTACCCAGCCGACGGCAAGCGCGGCCGCGACGATGACGGCGATCACGACGAGGTTCTGCCACGCGACTCGCTCGCCGAAGGCCTGGCTAGCCGGAGAGAATCTGATCGAGGCCGAGATCGTTCGTGAGCCAAGTCATGATGCCGCTCAAGGCGGCGAGGGTCAAATGGGAGTTGCGAATTGCGAATGGCGAATCGGGAATGTCGTTACAGGCCAGGCGTATTGTTATGCGAACACGCTTTTTTCGATGGATATTCCCCATTCCGCATTCCCCATTCGATTTGACCTTCGTCGCCTTGACCGTCCCCGGCCCCGGCGCTAACGTCCGCCGCGTCTGCCGCCCCGTTCGCGGGCGACGTTTTCCCGGGGAAAAACGATGTACAAGATCCTCGTCAGCGACAAATTCTCGGACGCGGGCTTGGCCGTGTTTCGCGAATCTTCCGATATCGAGCTCGACTATCGTCCGGGTCTCTCCGGGGACGAGCTTTTCGCCGCCGTCGCCGGCGCGGACGGCCTTGCGATCCGATCCGGAACGCAGGTGACGCGCGAACTCCTGACGGCCGCGAAGAATCTGCGTGTCATCGGCCGGGCGGGCGTCGGCGTGGACAACGTGGACGTGCCCGCGGCGACCGAACGTGGCATCTGCGTCATGAATACGCCCGGCGGCAATACGGTGACGACCGGTGAACACGCGATCGCCATGATGCTTGCGCTCGCGCGCAAGATCCCGCAGGCCAGCGCGAGGCTGAAGGCCGGCAAGTGGGACAAGAACCGTTTTCAGGGTACGGAGATCTGCGGAAAGATTCTCGGCGTCATCGGGCTTGGGCGCATCGGCCGCGTGGTCGCCGAACGGGCCCTGGGGCTGAAGATGCGCGTGCTGGTGTTCGATCCGTACGTCACGGCGGACGCGGCGGTGAAGCTCGGCCTGGAAAAGGCGGAGCTCGACGAGGTGCTCGCGAAGGCGGATTTCATCACGATCCACGTGCCGAAATCGAAGGAGACGGAGAACTTCGTCCGCGCGGAGACGATCGCGAAGATGAAGGACGGCGTGCGCATCATCAACTGCGCGCGCGGCGGCATCGTGAACGAAAACGACCTGGCCGACGCCGTCAAAAGCGGCAAGGTGGCCGGCGCGGCGCTCGACGTGTTCGCGGTCGAGCCGATCACCGAGAGCCCGCTGTTCGCGCTGGAGAACGTCATCGTCACGCCGCACCTGGGCGCGAGCACGTTCGAGGCGCAGGAAAACGTGACGATTGCGGTGGCGGAACAGATGATCGATTACCTCGTCAATGGCGTGGTGGCCAACGCGGTGAACGTGCCGTCGGTCGCGGGCGAGACGCTGCGCGTTCTGTCGCCGTATCTCGCGCTCGCGGAGAAGCTCGGCAGCATGCACGCGCAGCTCTCCTACGAATTGCCCGAGGAGATCACGATCACGTACGGCGGCGATCTTTCGGAGTTGCCGACCGAGCCCGTGGGCATCGCGGCGCTGAAGGGCTTTTGCGGCAAGTTCGCGGACGAGCCGGTGAACTTCGTCAACGCGCGGCTGATCGCGGAGCAGCAGGGCGTGCAGGTGCGCGAGACGAAGGAGACGCGCGGCGGCGACTACACGAATTATCTCGCGCTGCGGGTGCGTTACCCGAACGGCAACAAACGCGAGCTAACCGGCACGAAGTTCATGGAACGCGAAATTCGCCTGACGCGCTACGACGACCTCATCATCAACATCGAGCCCGAAGGCAACATGCTGCTGATCCGTAACCGCGACGTGCCCGGCGTGGTGGCGTGGGTCGGCAAGACGCTTGCCGAAGCGCAGATCAACATCGCGAACATGCGGCTGGCGCGCGACGAGACGGCCTCCAATGCATTCCGCCGCCGTCAGGCCGGCGAAACGGATGTGCCCGACGGGCATGCGATGACGATCGTCACGACGGACCAGGAAGTGCCCGACGACGTGCGCGAAAAGATGCAGGAGAACGCGGCGGTCATCTCCGCGAAGTTCGTGCGTCTGTAGGGAGGCGCTTTCGGGGTGCCACACTTTTAACGGCCGCAGGCCGGGAAAGGTGTGCACGAACCGCGTCGCACACCTTTGGCCTCGCGGACTTGGCCAAAAGTGTGGCACCCACGCCATTCAGCCTCTGGAAAATCACCCCAGCCCGCCCTTTTGCCAGACCGCGAACACGTCCATCGCGGTGTTGATCGTCCAGTGGACGACCATGCCGTACCAGAAGCTGCCGGCGCGCAGCGCGAAGACGCACAGCAGCTCGGCGACGAAGATCGCTCCGAGCGCCTCGGGCAGCGGCTTTGAGCTGTGCAGGATGACAAACGGGATCATCGGGACGAACACGGCCACCGCGCCGATGTAGCGGTAAAGCGAAAAGAGCATGTACGAGCGGAAGTAGTACTCCCATCCGATGAAGTAGAGGAACGAGACGAACTCCCACGCGAGAAACGCCTCCATCGACCGCGTCGATCCGCGCGAGAGGGGGTACTTGTCAACGAACGCGTCGGTGAAGCTGACGGCGAACGTGACCGGGATCATCACGCCAAGGAATATCGCGCCCCAGCGCAGGCCGAACCGCCAGTCGCCAAGCCCGAGGCCCATGTCGCGCCACTTGTTCTTGTCGACGAAGCGGCTGATCAGAAACGCGATGACGAAAAGCAGCACGAAGGTCGAGATGTACATCCACGCGCGCTGTCCCAGGCCGAAAAACTCGTGGTTGAAATCGAAAACGTCGCGCACCGTGCGCTGGTAGAAGCTCTTTTTCGTGCAGAAGAATTTGTAGAGCAGGATGAGCGTCGCGCCGGTGAGGAAGATGCGGATCGGCGGCCACGGCATGCCGCGCAGGTACGCCAGCATGTCGCGCAGATCCTGCGCGAGCGTGCCGAACACGCCCGCCTTGCCCGGCGCGGGGTGCGTGCCGCGCCCCGGCGGCAGGATGACGATGCGCGCGGGGTGCGTCGTTGACAGGTCGTCCGTGTCAGGCGCGGCGGTGGCCTTGGCGTTTTCGTCCGTCATACGCTTTCTGTCCGGCTTGGGTTTGCGATCGACACAATGGACAGGATGGACCGGATGGACAAGATGGACGCGCCCGCCAACAGCATCGGCATGATCCGCGCCGATGCGAAGCCATCCCCCATTCCGCATCCCCAATTCCCCATTGGCCTACGGCATCGTATTGCCCGTGTGCAGCATCATCATTTGGCGCCAGGCGTCGGACGGCGCATCGACGCGCGCGGGGTAGGGCCGCGCGAAGACGAGGTCGGGCTCGCGCTCAAGAAGGACGATGTACGGATCGGCGGCGTGATTGTTGACGAGCTTCATCCGCCCGCCGTCCTCGAAATACGCGCCGACGAAGTAGAGCGGATTCGATTGCTCGTACCAGTTCGCCTCGGCGAGGATTTCCGCGTCGGTCGAACTGCGCGTGCCGTAGGGCCATTCGAGATAGCGCGTCCAGTCGCCGACGATGTTGTTGAACAGGTCCACCTGCCCGTAACGCAAGAACGGGTGCCGCCTTCCGGTGTTCACGAACACGCTGTGATGGATCGTGACGCGGATGTCCTCGTCGATCTCGGGCGGCGCGTCGCCATTGCCGATCAGCAGCACCTTGTCGTGATTCTCGAAGCGGCACCACTCGATCGTGATATCCGTCGCGCCCCACACGATGCTGATTTGCTCGTCGGGGATGTCCTCAACGAACGGCATCAGGCCCGCGCTGTCGAACCGGCAATGCACGATGGCGATGTCGTGCGCGCCGTTCAGGATCTGGATGCCGTCGCCGGTTTCGCCGGACACGTCCACGAACGCGATGTTCATGACGACGATGTTCGCCGCGCCGTCGATGCGGAATCCGTTTTGCGTCAGCGTGATGTCGTGCCCGCGCGCGTCGACGGTGATGTCATCCGGTATGTCGAGGACGTGTAGAAGCGCGATCGTTCCGTCGATGGCGAACGTCACGACGCGCGGCCCGCTCGCCGATTCAACCGCGTCGCGCAGCGAGCCGGCGCCGTCGTCCGCTAGCGTCGTCACGACCGCGACGTCGCCGCCCGCGCCGCCGATTGCGTTTCGCCCGAAGCCTTCCCAGGTCGTGTCGTAGTCGGGTTCGGGCGTGGTGTCGTCGTCATCCGACGTGTCGTCGTCGAACGTGTCGTCGTCGGACGTGTCGTCGTCGGCGGTGTCGTCGTCGGCGGTGTCGTCGTCAGCGGTGTCGTCGTCGGCGGTGTCGTCGTCGGACGTGTCGTCGTCAGCGGTGTCGTCGTCGGAGGCGTCGTCGTCCGATGCATCGTCGTCGTCGTCGTCATCGCCGCACGAGCAGCCGGCGAGAGCGATCAGCGCAATTAAAACGATGAAGGAGGCGGGGCGAAACATCGGCGTATCGTACGCGACACAGCGCATGGACAAAATGGACGACATGGACCGAATGGACATCATGGACGGTTGACGAGGGCGCCTGCCGGGGGCGAATTCCGTCGCCATTTCTCAATCGTCACTCGTCACTCGTCACTCGTCACTTATCAATTGCGTCACCTTGGCCGCGCAGATGAAATCGTTTTCCGACAGGCCGCCGATGAAGTGCGTCGTGTAGAAGACCTTGCAGGTGTTGTATCCGACGGTCATGTCGGGGTGGTGGTCCTCGCGATGTGCGATCCACGCCACCGCGTTCACGAACGCCATCGTCTCGTAATAGTTCTTGAACTGAAACGTGCGGCTGATGCCTTCGCCGTCGGGCGCCCAGCCGGGCAGCCCGCCCATCAGCTCCTTCGCCTCGTCCGCGGAGTAAGGCTGTGTTCCGCCTTCGCACGGCTTGCAGTGTTTTTTCGCGAGGTCGCTGTAGCCCGCGCTTTTCTCGTTCATGTCAAAACCCCCCTCAAGCGAGCGCCGCCGGCGCGCGCCTAAAACGCGCCGAAGAGCAGAATCAGAAACGCGATCGCCGCCGTCGCGCCGTGGCCATAGATCAGGAATTTGGGGATCGGCTTTTTATTCATGCGGAAGCCAAGCAGCAACACGAGCCCGCCGAGAAGCGCGAACAGGAACAGCACGAGCGCCAGCGTCACGGCGCCGGTCGGCGGATTCATCGCCCGCCACGCGCCAATGAGCGACAGCACGCCAAGCGCGCCGAGCGTGCCGTGCAGCATCGGCAGGTTTTTCGCGATCGGCTGCCGGTCGCGATGTTTCATGGCCATAATCGCGCCCACGACCGCCGCCGCCGCCAGAAGCATCACCGGAATCCAGATCATCATGCGTTTGCCCCCTTCGGCCCGAAGTCTAGGCCCGCCAGATTAGCGAGAATAGGACGGAGCGTACAAGGAAACAGGAAATAGAAAACAGGAAATAGGAAACAGGAAATAGGAAATAGGAAACAGGAAATTAAAAAAAATCCGGCCAGACGCTCGGCACTCGGCACGGATTGTTCGCGGTCTTTTCGCCTATTCGCCTCTTCCGTATACTTCCCCCTTTCGCGGGCGCGCCGCCCGTACGCAAACGGAAGTCGACCGATGAGCACCGCCGCCCTTCAACACGGTTCCGCTGACTTTGCCGCAAAGGCCGTCTCGAAAATCCCGCCGACCTCGCGCGCGGACATCGACGCCGCGATCGAGACGCTCGCCGCCAACAAGGACGCCTGGCGCCGCGTGCCGCCGGTCGAGCGCGTCGCGCTGATCGAGGCGGTCATGGACGCGACGCTTGCCGCCGCGCCCGCGTGGGCCGCCGCCGGCTGGGCCGCGAAGAATCTCGATCCCAAGTCGCCGCGCGCGGGCGAGGAATATCTCGCCGCGCTCTACCCGACGATGCGCAACCTGCGGCTGCTTCGCGATTCGCTCAAGGACATCGTCGTGCACGGACGTCCGCGCCTGCCGGGCAAGATCGGCACGCGCCCGGGAGGGCAAGTCGTCGTCCCGGTGTTCCCGACCGGCCTGTACGACCGCCTGCTGTATGCGGGCTTTTCCGCGGAAGTTTGGCTTGAGCCTGGCGTCACCCCCGAAG contains these protein-coding regions:
- a CDS encoding CPBP family intramembrane metalloprotease — its product is MTDENAKATAAPDTDDLSTTHPARIVILPPGRGTHPAPGKAGVFGTLAQDLRDMLAYLRGMPWPPIRIFLTGATLILLYKFFCTKKSFYQRTVRDVFDFNHEFFGLGQRAWMYISTFVLLFVIAFLISRFVDKNKWRDMGLGLGDWRFGLRWGAIFLGVMIPVTFAVSFTDAFVDKYPLSRGSTRSMEAFLAWEFVSFLYFIGWEYYFRSYMLFSLYRYIGAVAVFVPMIPFVILHSSKPLPEALGAIFVAELLCVFALRAGSFWYGMVVHWTINTAMDVFAVWQKGGLG
- a CDS encoding 4a-hydroxytetrahydrobiopterin dehydratase; translated protein: MNEKSAGYSDLAKKHCKPCEGGTQPYSADEAKELMGGLPGWAPDGEGISRTFQFKNYYETMAFVNAVAWIAHREDHHPDMTVGYNTCKVFYTTHFIGGLSENDFICAAKVTQLISDE
- the serA gene encoding phosphoglycerate dehydrogenase, translating into MYKILVSDKFSDAGLAVFRESSDIELDYRPGLSGDELFAAVAGADGLAIRSGTQVTRELLTAAKNLRVIGRAGVGVDNVDVPAATERGICVMNTPGGNTVTTGEHAIAMMLALARKIPQASARLKAGKWDKNRFQGTEICGKILGVIGLGRIGRVVAERALGLKMRVLVFDPYVTADAAVKLGLEKAELDEVLAKADFITIHVPKSKETENFVRAETIAKMKDGVRIINCARGGIVNENDLADAVKSGKVAGAALDVFAVEPITESPLFALENVIVTPHLGASTFEAQENVTIAVAEQMIDYLVNGVVANAVNVPSVAGETLRVLSPYLALAEKLGSMHAQLSYELPEEITITYGGDLSELPTEPVGIAALKGFCGKFADEPVNFVNARLIAEQQGVQVRETKETRGGDYTNYLALRVRYPNGNKRELTGTKFMEREIRLTRYDDLIINIEPEGNMLLIRNRDVPGVVAWVGKTLAEAQINIANMRLARDETASNAFRRRQAGETDVPDGHAMTIVTTDQEVPDDVREKMQENAAVISAKFVRL